One stretch of Girardinichthys multiradiatus isolate DD_20200921_A chromosome 2, DD_fGirMul_XY1, whole genome shotgun sequence DNA includes these proteins:
- the agbl2 gene encoding cytosolic carboxypeptidase 2 isoform X5, protein MTEAVRPSGPAVPSIRSLWNAYKALDAGASNSEEDEDKLARRRQLWMNLSESLGTRQLLLNFQSGRPLLILRPPPDLVNFSRPRWPIECEVISDIIQHIEWEPPDPEPFYKPSEHELTPIPSGDERGKMVYCTDFAPKHLYFTCSCVGGSRDSTRSTTTLVKPSDVTLEFESRFESGNLQKAVQVGDYDYELTLRTDMYTEKHTQWFYFRVRNMKAGVTYRFTITNLMKRSSLYSQGMRPLLYSERAAKENRVGWQRAGSDIRYYRKCSQNIAEKNDGAISLYSLTWTLQFPYDSDTCYLAHCYPYTYSRLQRYLKQISSNPAVASYCKVWILCQSLAGNAVYVITITSRGTNQGDVRNRKAVVVTARVHPGETNGSWMMEGFLDFLLGDSDDAKVLRDNFIFKVVPMLNPDGVVVGNYRCSLTGRDLNRNYKTLLKDSFPCVWHTRNMVERLMAETEVVVYCDFHGHSRKNNVFMYGCNSRGDASIKLQERVFPLMMSKNASNKFSFKSCKFRVQKSKEGTGRIVMWRLGVKNSYTMEATFGGSTLDDRGGTHFTTGDLKSMGFYFCDTLLDFCDPDQTKVQYCLTEVSALLRKEIKRKMSKNLVTDGNFSLSDLETSTSGSNSSDSDGHPVHLLHQQKGPEKTSFKKKKKKLRSRRERNRFQLERVRSNTEAKVLESSTNTIDSSLSHKSINGERNREILVGERRRKWQLNGLMGKSGISTPTTHAGEVSQATLWRTVKKPCAPHACTTS, encoded by the exons ATGACCGAG GCAGTGAGACCATCAGGTCCTGCTGTCCCATCAATCAGGAGTTTGTGGAATGCCTACAAGGCACTGGATGCTGGCGCCTCCAActcagaggaagatgaggataAATTAGCAAGGAGGAGGCAGT TATGGATGAACCTGAGTGAGAGTCTTGGGACCAGGCAGCTGCTGTTGAACTTCCAAAGTGGTCGACCACTTTTGATCCTAAGGCCACCGCCGGATCTGGTTAACTTCTCTCGCCCCCGATGGCCAATAGAGTGTGAAGTCATCAGCGACATCATCCAGCACATAG AGTGGGAACCCCCAGATCCAGAGCCCTTTTATAAGCCCTCAGAACATGAGCTGACCCCCATTCCCTCTGGAGATGAGCGAGGGAAGATGGTGTACTGCACTGACTTTG CCCCAAAGCATCTATATTTCACCTGCTCTTGTGTTGGAGGAAGCAGGGACTCCACCAGGAGTACCACGACCCTTGTCAAGCCCTCAGATGTTACCCTTGAGTTTGAATCGCGGTTTGAAAGTGGCAACCTTCAGAAGgctgtccaagt GGGCGACTACGACTATGAGCTCACGCTGCGTACAGACATGTACACCGAGAAGCACACACAGTGGTTTTACTTCCGGGTCAGGAACATGAAGGCTGGAGTGACGTACCGCTTCACCATCACCAACCTGATGAAGAGGAGCAGCCTGTATTCCCAGGGCATGAGGCCGCTCCTGTACTCTGAGAGAGCGGCTAAGGAGAATAGAGTTGGATGGCAGCGCGCAGGGTCCGATATCAGATACTATCGGAAATGCAGTCAG AACATAGCAGAGAAAAATGATGGTGCCATTAGCTTGTACTCACTCACCTGGACTCTCCAGTTCCCCTATGACTCAGACACATGCTACTTGGCCCACTGCTACCCCTACACGTATTCCCGGCTGCAGCGCTACCTGAAGCAGATATCTTCCAATCCAGCCGTAGCCTCATACTGTAAAGTGTGGATCCTTTGCCAAAGCCTCGCAGGGAACGCCGTCTATGTTATTACTATAACATCTAGAGGGACCAACCAGGGGGATGTGAGAAACAGGAAGGCTGTGGTGGTGACAGCGCGAGTCCATCCAGGGGAAACCAACGGATCCTGGATGATGGAGGGATTTTTGGACTTTCTGCTTGGAGACTCAGATGATGCTAAGGTTCTCAGGGATAACTTTATTTTCAAG GTTGTGCCAATGTTGAACCCGGATGGTGTTGTGGTGGGAAACTACCGGTGCTCACTGACAGGCAGGGACCTCAACAGAAACTATAAAACGTTGCTTAAGGATTCCTTTCCTTGTGTTTGGCACACCAGGAATATGGTTGAAAG ACTTATGGCTGAAACAGAAGTAGTTGTTTACTGTGATTTCCACGGCCACAGCCGCAAAAACAATGTGTTCATGTATGGATGTAACAGCCGAGGTGATGCCTCCATCAAGCTTCAAGAGAGGGTCTTTCCACTAATGATGAGCAAGAATGCAAGCAATAAG TTCTCCTTTAAGAGCTGTAAGTTTCGGGTGCAGAAGAGCAAGGAGGGAACAGGACGGATCGTCATGTGGAGACTGGGTGTCAAAAACAGCTACACCATGGAGGCCACCTTTGGAGGCTCCACTCTAG ATGACAGAGGAGGGACCCATTTCACTACTGGAGACCTGAAATCGATGGGATTTTACTTCTGTGACACCCTGTTGGACTTCTGTGACCCTGATCAAACAAAG GTACAATACTGTTTAACAGAGGTGTCAGCATTGTTGAGAAAGGAGATCAAGAGGAAAATGAGCAAGAATTTGGTCACCGACGGTAACTTCTCTTTGTCAGACCTGGAAACCAG CACAAGTGGCTCCAATAGTTCGGATTCAGACGGACATCCTGTTCATTTACTGCACCAACAAAAAGGTCCAGAG AAAACATCtttcaagaagaaaaagaaaaaattaagaaGTCGTAGGGAAAGAAACAGATTCCAACTAGAGCGAGTGAGGAGCAACACAGAGGCAAAGGTTCTGGAGAGCAGCACCAATACTATT GACTCCAGTCTTTCTCACAAAAGCATCAATGGAGAGAGAAACCGAGAGATACTTGTTGGAGAACGAAGGAGAAAATGGCAG CTGAATGGCCTGATGGGAAAATCTGGAATCTCAACTCCAACCACTCATGCTGGAGAGGTCAGCCAGGCAACTCTGTG GAGGACAGTCAAGAAACCCTGTGCACCTCATGCATGCACCACAAGTTAA
- the agbl2 gene encoding cytosolic carboxypeptidase 2 isoform X4, which yields MTEAVRPSGPAVPSIRSLWNAYKALDAGASNSEEDEDKLARRRQLWMNLSESLGTRQLLLNFQSGRPLLILRPPPDLVNFSRPRWPIECEVISDIIQHIEWEPPDPEPFYKPSEHELTPIPSGDERGKMVYCTDFAPKHLYFTCSCVGGSRDSTRSTTTLVKPSDVTLEFESRFESGNLQKAVQVGDYDYELTLRTDMYTEKHTQWFYFRVRNMKAGVTYRFTITNLMKRSSLYSQGMRPLLYSERAAKENRVGWQRAGSDIRYYRKCSQNIAEKNDGAISLYSLTWTLQFPYDSDTCYLAHCYPYTYSRLQRYLKQISSNPAVASYCKVWILCQSLAGNAVYVITITSRGTNQGDVRNRKAVVVTARVHPGETNGSWMMEGFLDFLLGDSDDAKVLRDNFIFKVVPMLNPDGVVVGNYRCSLTGRDLNRNYKTLLKDSFPCVWHTRNMVERLMAETEVVVYCDFHGHSRKNNVFMYGCNSRGDASIKLQERVFPLMMSKNASNKFSFKSCKFRVQKSKEGTGRIVMWRLGVKNSYTMEATFGGSTLDDRGGTHFTTGDLKSMGFYFCDTLLDFCDPDQTKVQYCLTEVSALLRKEIKRKMSKNLVTDGNFSLSDLETSTSGSNSSDSDGHPVHLLHQQKGPEKTSFKKKKKKLRSRRERNRFQLERVRSNTEAKVLESSTNTIDSSLSHKSINGERNREILVGERRRKWQLNGLMGKSGISTPTTHAGEEDSQETLCTSCMHHKLKHPYPSTCASMSLPSGYEEERRQVKCSSHLLTLRAPPPHLPNLVQCKHYCYPPSLSSYQGCSGLSSFFMAPSRVSPHRSQM from the exons ATGACCGAG GCAGTGAGACCATCAGGTCCTGCTGTCCCATCAATCAGGAGTTTGTGGAATGCCTACAAGGCACTGGATGCTGGCGCCTCCAActcagaggaagatgaggataAATTAGCAAGGAGGAGGCAGT TATGGATGAACCTGAGTGAGAGTCTTGGGACCAGGCAGCTGCTGTTGAACTTCCAAAGTGGTCGACCACTTTTGATCCTAAGGCCACCGCCGGATCTGGTTAACTTCTCTCGCCCCCGATGGCCAATAGAGTGTGAAGTCATCAGCGACATCATCCAGCACATAG AGTGGGAACCCCCAGATCCAGAGCCCTTTTATAAGCCCTCAGAACATGAGCTGACCCCCATTCCCTCTGGAGATGAGCGAGGGAAGATGGTGTACTGCACTGACTTTG CCCCAAAGCATCTATATTTCACCTGCTCTTGTGTTGGAGGAAGCAGGGACTCCACCAGGAGTACCACGACCCTTGTCAAGCCCTCAGATGTTACCCTTGAGTTTGAATCGCGGTTTGAAAGTGGCAACCTTCAGAAGgctgtccaagt GGGCGACTACGACTATGAGCTCACGCTGCGTACAGACATGTACACCGAGAAGCACACACAGTGGTTTTACTTCCGGGTCAGGAACATGAAGGCTGGAGTGACGTACCGCTTCACCATCACCAACCTGATGAAGAGGAGCAGCCTGTATTCCCAGGGCATGAGGCCGCTCCTGTACTCTGAGAGAGCGGCTAAGGAGAATAGAGTTGGATGGCAGCGCGCAGGGTCCGATATCAGATACTATCGGAAATGCAGTCAG AACATAGCAGAGAAAAATGATGGTGCCATTAGCTTGTACTCACTCACCTGGACTCTCCAGTTCCCCTATGACTCAGACACATGCTACTTGGCCCACTGCTACCCCTACACGTATTCCCGGCTGCAGCGCTACCTGAAGCAGATATCTTCCAATCCAGCCGTAGCCTCATACTGTAAAGTGTGGATCCTTTGCCAAAGCCTCGCAGGGAACGCCGTCTATGTTATTACTATAACATCTAGAGGGACCAACCAGGGGGATGTGAGAAACAGGAAGGCTGTGGTGGTGACAGCGCGAGTCCATCCAGGGGAAACCAACGGATCCTGGATGATGGAGGGATTTTTGGACTTTCTGCTTGGAGACTCAGATGATGCTAAGGTTCTCAGGGATAACTTTATTTTCAAG GTTGTGCCAATGTTGAACCCGGATGGTGTTGTGGTGGGAAACTACCGGTGCTCACTGACAGGCAGGGACCTCAACAGAAACTATAAAACGTTGCTTAAGGATTCCTTTCCTTGTGTTTGGCACACCAGGAATATGGTTGAAAG ACTTATGGCTGAAACAGAAGTAGTTGTTTACTGTGATTTCCACGGCCACAGCCGCAAAAACAATGTGTTCATGTATGGATGTAACAGCCGAGGTGATGCCTCCATCAAGCTTCAAGAGAGGGTCTTTCCACTAATGATGAGCAAGAATGCAAGCAATAAG TTCTCCTTTAAGAGCTGTAAGTTTCGGGTGCAGAAGAGCAAGGAGGGAACAGGACGGATCGTCATGTGGAGACTGGGTGTCAAAAACAGCTACACCATGGAGGCCACCTTTGGAGGCTCCACTCTAG ATGACAGAGGAGGGACCCATTTCACTACTGGAGACCTGAAATCGATGGGATTTTACTTCTGTGACACCCTGTTGGACTTCTGTGACCCTGATCAAACAAAG GTACAATACTGTTTAACAGAGGTGTCAGCATTGTTGAGAAAGGAGATCAAGAGGAAAATGAGCAAGAATTTGGTCACCGACGGTAACTTCTCTTTGTCAGACCTGGAAACCAG CACAAGTGGCTCCAATAGTTCGGATTCAGACGGACATCCTGTTCATTTACTGCACCAACAAAAAGGTCCAGAG AAAACATCtttcaagaagaaaaagaaaaaattaagaaGTCGTAGGGAAAGAAACAGATTCCAACTAGAGCGAGTGAGGAGCAACACAGAGGCAAAGGTTCTGGAGAGCAGCACCAATACTATT GACTCCAGTCTTTCTCACAAAAGCATCAATGGAGAGAGAAACCGAGAGATACTTGTTGGAGAACGAAGGAGAAAATGGCAG CTGAATGGCCTGATGGGAAAATCTGGAATCTCAACTCCAACCACTCATGCTGGAGAG GAGGACAGTCAAGAAACCCTGTGCACCTCATGCATGCACCACAAGTTAAAGCATCCATATCCAAGCACAT
- the agbl2 gene encoding cytosolic carboxypeptidase 2 isoform X6: MTEAVRPSGPAVPSIRSLWNAYKALDAGASNSEEDEDKLARRRQLWMNLSESLGTRQLLLNFQSGRPLLILRPPPDLVNFSRPRWPIECEVISDIIQHIEWEPPDPEPFYKPSEHELTPIPSGDERGKMVYCTDFAPKHLYFTCSCVGGSRDSTRSTTTLVKPSDVTLEFESRFESGNLQKAVQVGDYDYELTLRTDMYTEKHTQWFYFRVRNMKAGVTYRFTITNLMKRSSLYSQGMRPLLYSERAAKENRVGWQRAGSDIRYYRKCSQNIAEKNDGAISLYSLTWTLQFPYDSDTCYLAHCYPYTYSRLQRYLKQISSNPAVASYCKVWILCQSLAGNAVYVITITSRGTNQGDVRNRKAVVVTARVHPGETNGSWMMEGFLDFLLGDSDDAKVLRDNFIFKVVPMLNPDGVVVGNYRCSLTGRDLNRNYKTLLKDSFPCVWHTRNMVERLMAETEVVVYCDFHGHSRKNNVFMYGCNSRGDASIKLQERVFPLMMSKNASNKFSFKSCKFRVQKSKEGTGRIVMWRLGVKNSYTMEATFGGSTLDDRGGTHFTTGDLKSMGFYFCDTLLDFCDPDQTKVQYCLTEVSALLRKEIKRKMSKNLVTDGNFSLSDLETSTSGSNSSDSDGHPVHLLHQQKGPEKTSFKKKKKKLRSRRERNRFQLERVRSNTEAKVLESSTNTIDSSLSHKSINGERNREILVGERRRKWQLNGLMGKSGISTPTTHAGEDTLCFRRTVKKPCAPHACTTS, from the exons ATGACCGAG GCAGTGAGACCATCAGGTCCTGCTGTCCCATCAATCAGGAGTTTGTGGAATGCCTACAAGGCACTGGATGCTGGCGCCTCCAActcagaggaagatgaggataAATTAGCAAGGAGGAGGCAGT TATGGATGAACCTGAGTGAGAGTCTTGGGACCAGGCAGCTGCTGTTGAACTTCCAAAGTGGTCGACCACTTTTGATCCTAAGGCCACCGCCGGATCTGGTTAACTTCTCTCGCCCCCGATGGCCAATAGAGTGTGAAGTCATCAGCGACATCATCCAGCACATAG AGTGGGAACCCCCAGATCCAGAGCCCTTTTATAAGCCCTCAGAACATGAGCTGACCCCCATTCCCTCTGGAGATGAGCGAGGGAAGATGGTGTACTGCACTGACTTTG CCCCAAAGCATCTATATTTCACCTGCTCTTGTGTTGGAGGAAGCAGGGACTCCACCAGGAGTACCACGACCCTTGTCAAGCCCTCAGATGTTACCCTTGAGTTTGAATCGCGGTTTGAAAGTGGCAACCTTCAGAAGgctgtccaagt GGGCGACTACGACTATGAGCTCACGCTGCGTACAGACATGTACACCGAGAAGCACACACAGTGGTTTTACTTCCGGGTCAGGAACATGAAGGCTGGAGTGACGTACCGCTTCACCATCACCAACCTGATGAAGAGGAGCAGCCTGTATTCCCAGGGCATGAGGCCGCTCCTGTACTCTGAGAGAGCGGCTAAGGAGAATAGAGTTGGATGGCAGCGCGCAGGGTCCGATATCAGATACTATCGGAAATGCAGTCAG AACATAGCAGAGAAAAATGATGGTGCCATTAGCTTGTACTCACTCACCTGGACTCTCCAGTTCCCCTATGACTCAGACACATGCTACTTGGCCCACTGCTACCCCTACACGTATTCCCGGCTGCAGCGCTACCTGAAGCAGATATCTTCCAATCCAGCCGTAGCCTCATACTGTAAAGTGTGGATCCTTTGCCAAAGCCTCGCAGGGAACGCCGTCTATGTTATTACTATAACATCTAGAGGGACCAACCAGGGGGATGTGAGAAACAGGAAGGCTGTGGTGGTGACAGCGCGAGTCCATCCAGGGGAAACCAACGGATCCTGGATGATGGAGGGATTTTTGGACTTTCTGCTTGGAGACTCAGATGATGCTAAGGTTCTCAGGGATAACTTTATTTTCAAG GTTGTGCCAATGTTGAACCCGGATGGTGTTGTGGTGGGAAACTACCGGTGCTCACTGACAGGCAGGGACCTCAACAGAAACTATAAAACGTTGCTTAAGGATTCCTTTCCTTGTGTTTGGCACACCAGGAATATGGTTGAAAG ACTTATGGCTGAAACAGAAGTAGTTGTTTACTGTGATTTCCACGGCCACAGCCGCAAAAACAATGTGTTCATGTATGGATGTAACAGCCGAGGTGATGCCTCCATCAAGCTTCAAGAGAGGGTCTTTCCACTAATGATGAGCAAGAATGCAAGCAATAAG TTCTCCTTTAAGAGCTGTAAGTTTCGGGTGCAGAAGAGCAAGGAGGGAACAGGACGGATCGTCATGTGGAGACTGGGTGTCAAAAACAGCTACACCATGGAGGCCACCTTTGGAGGCTCCACTCTAG ATGACAGAGGAGGGACCCATTTCACTACTGGAGACCTGAAATCGATGGGATTTTACTTCTGTGACACCCTGTTGGACTTCTGTGACCCTGATCAAACAAAG GTACAATACTGTTTAACAGAGGTGTCAGCATTGTTGAGAAAGGAGATCAAGAGGAAAATGAGCAAGAATTTGGTCACCGACGGTAACTTCTCTTTGTCAGACCTGGAAACCAG CACAAGTGGCTCCAATAGTTCGGATTCAGACGGACATCCTGTTCATTTACTGCACCAACAAAAAGGTCCAGAG AAAACATCtttcaagaagaaaaagaaaaaattaagaaGTCGTAGGGAAAGAAACAGATTCCAACTAGAGCGAGTGAGGAGCAACACAGAGGCAAAGGTTCTGGAGAGCAGCACCAATACTATT GACTCCAGTCTTTCTCACAAAAGCATCAATGGAGAGAGAAACCGAGAGATACTTGTTGGAGAACGAAGGAGAAAATGGCAG CTGAATGGCCTGATGGGAAAATCTGGAATCTCAACTCCAACCACTCATGCTGGAGAG GATACATTGTGTTTTAGGAGGACAGTCAAGAAACCCTGTGCACCTCATGCATGCACCACAAGTTAA